One region of Rhizoctonia solani chromosome 9, complete sequence genomic DNA includes:
- a CDS encoding Hybrid signal transduction histidine kinase, with protein sequence MSAVEELKLLKAQVQDVARVCKAVAEGDLSQKITVPVQGPVMVQLKDVINTMVDKLGRFAQEVTRVSLEVGTEGRLGGQAIVRDVRGTWSELTTVVNRLAANLTSQVRGIAEVTKAVAKGDLSKQIGVDAKGEILELKNTVNTMDADGVIPISPTPLDPVVRLRMFAGEVTRVALDVGSRGILGGQAYVPDVEGVWQELTDNVNRMCSNLTNQVRSIALVTTAVAEGDLTRKIEIEVEGEMLTLKNTVNSMVDQLSTFASEVTRVALEVGSMGILGGQAQVEGVKGTWADLTRNVNNMASNLTNQVRSIAKVTTAVAHGDLRQFVEVDVQGEMLMLKNTVNSMVAQLDTLASEVSRVALEGVWKVLTDNVNLMALNLTTQVRSIAAVTTAVARGDLSKNIDVDVKGEILDLKITVNRMTDSLRIFAAESVRSDDSADRRLFLVWLVWKDLTDNVNVMAANLTLQVRAIARVTTAVSVGDLTTKVEGIDVAGEILDLVNTINGMVDQLAVFAAEVTRVAREVGTEGRLGVQARVEGMQGSWQAITVSVNTMAANLTSQVHGVQPPGSIQRNTAAREAAELANRSKSEFLANMSHEIRGPLANLYAVEAGRMTMEQVTYSLRGTAFVDPEIPDQVIGDSLRLRQVITNLVGNAIKFTPSKPNKKGMVCLSCKLISMDEQNVTVRFCVEDTGIGIKQDKLAIIFDTFCQADGSTTREYGGTGLGLSISKRLCL encoded by the exons ATGTCCGCCGTCGAAGAACTCAAGCTGCTCAAGGCCCAGGTCCAGGATGTCGCTCGTGTATGCAAGGCCGTCGCCGAGGGTGACTTGTCTCAAAAGATTACCGTCCCCGTTCAAGGTCCCGTCATGGTCCAGCTCAAGGATGTCATCAACACCATGGTCGATAAACTAGGCAGGTTTGCGCAGGAG GTCACTCGTGTCTCGCTCGAAGTCGGAACTGAAGGCCGGCTCGGTGGTCAGGCCATTGTTCGCGATGTCCGCGGAACATGGAGCGAACTCACAACCGTCGTCAATCGTCTCGCCGCTAATCTCACAAGCCAG GTCCGGGGAATCGCAGAAGTCACCAAGGCAGTCGCCAAGGGCGATCTCTCCAAACAAATCGGCGTCGATGCAAAAGGTGAAATATTGGAATTGAAGAATACGGTTAATACCATG GATGCTGATGGCGTCATTCCAATCTCTCCAACGCCACTGGATCCG GTCGTCCGGTTGCGTATGTTTGCAGGCGAAGTCACCCGAGTCGCGCTCGATGTCGGCAGTCGTGGTATTCTAGGCGGTCAGGCTTATGTCCCGGATGTCGAGGGTGTTTGGCAAGAGTTGACGGATAAT GTAAATCGCATGTGCTCCAATTTGACCAACCAAGTCCGTTCGATTGCGCTCGTTACTACCGCCGTCGCCGAG GGTGACCTCACACGTAAAATCGAAATTGAAGTCGAGGGCGAAATGTTGACGCTCAAGAATACGGTAAACAGCATGGTGGACCAGCTTTCGACGTTTGCGAGCGAAGTCACGCGGGTCGCGCTCGAGGTCGGATCGATGGGTATACTCGGTGGTCAGGCGCAGGTCGAGGGTGTCAAGGGAACTTGGGCCGACTTGACGAGGAATGTGAAT AATATGGCGTCCAATCTAACCAATCAAGTCCGTTCGATCGCCAAGGTCACGACGGCCGTCGCGCACGGTGACCTGCGGCAGTTTGTCGAAGTCGATGTCCAGGGAGAGATGCTCATGTTGAAGAACACGGTGAATAGCATGGTGGCTCAGCTCGATACGCTCGCGAGCGAGGTGTCGCGTGTCGCGCTCGAG GGTGTGTGGAAGGTTTTAACGGACAATGTCAACTTGATG GCTCTGAATCTGACGACCCAAGTGCGGTCTATTGCGGCTGTGACGACTGCCGTGGCGCGTGGTGACCTTAGCAAGAATATCGATGTGGATGTCAAGGGCGAGATTTTGGATTTGAAGATTACGGTCAATCGCATGACGGATAGTTTGCGGATATTCGCTGCTGAA TCGGTACGCTCGGACGACTCGGCGGACAGGCGTTTGTTCCTGGTGTGGCTGGTGTGGAAGGATTTGACGGATAATGTGAATGTTATGGCTGCCAAT TTGACGTTGCAAGTACGAGCTATTGCCCGAGTCACA ACGGCCGTGTCGGTCGGAGACTTGACGACCAAGGTCGAAGGCATCGATGTCGCGGGTGAAATCTTGGATCTCGTCAACACGATCAACGGAATGGTGGACCAGCTCGCCGTGTTTGCGGCCGAGGTCACGAGGGTCGCACGCGAAGTCGGAACCGAGGGTCGGTTGGGCGTTCAAGCTCGCGTCGAAGGCATGCAAGGCAGCTGGCAGGCGATTAC CGTATCTGTAAACACGATGGCTGCCAACTTGACGTCCCAAGTGC ATGGTGTACAACCTCCGGGGAGTATTCAGAGGAACACGGCTGCGCGTGAGGCTGCTGAGCTTGCGAATCGGTCCAAGTCCGAGTTCCTTGCCAACATGTCGCACGAGATTCG TGGACCTTTGGCTAACTTGTATGCAGTCGAGGCTGGCAGGATGACCATGGAACAAGTCACGTACTCTCTCCGCGGTACTGCATTCG TCGATCCCGAGATTCCGGACCAAGTCATTGGTGATTCGCTCCGTCTGCGACAAGTCATTACCAACCTCGTCGGAAACGCTATCAAGTTTACTCCCAGCAAGCCCaacaaaaagggcatggtCTGCCTCTCGTGCAAGCTCATCTCGATGGACGAGCAGAATGTGACGGTTCGGTTCTGTGTCGAGGACACGGGTATCGGTATCAAGCAGGATAAACTCGCGATCATCTTTGATACGTTCTGCCAAGCCGATGGGTCCACGACTCGTGAATACGGTGGTACCGGTCTCGGCTTGTCCATCTCGAAACGACTGTGTCTCTGA
- a CDS encoding response regulator receiver, giving the protein MAQSLQKVAIYKERTIVCRYSGRPVGVAERIEELQLRPFVVRDISQVADKAKIPFIDTVIVDSLEVVSRRFCRVWVERGVDWVVYAPTEPDVVSRKLISGHVATPSSLDDLAEALAKGLEANASQPEVTPSDVAYDILLAEDNVVNQRVAVKILEKFGHTVQIAENGQFAVDAVKARYEQEKMFDVILMDVSMPFMGGMEATEIIRAFEKEKGIRRTPIIALTAHAMIGDRERCIQAGMDEHVTKPLRRTDLVSAIKRLVTPHGAPTKPVHLPHRYLFAVCGSLLLFVYEFPSLYICYHYLQVCCQFALFTPG; this is encoded by the exons ATGGCGCAAAGTCTGCAAAAGGTCGCGATCTACAAGGAGCGCACGATTGTTTGTCGATACTCTGGGCGACCGGTGGGTGTGGCGGAGCGTATCGAAGAGCTGCAGCTGCGTCCGTTTGTCGTGCGGGATATCAGCCAGGTGGCAGACAAGGCCAAGATTCCGTTTATCGATACGGTGATTGTGGATTCGCTCGAGGTGGTGAGTCGTCGGTTTTGTCGCGTTTGGGTTGAGCGAGGTGTTGATTGGGTTGT TTATGCCCCGACTGAACC TGACGTGGTGTCTCGAAAACTTATCTCGGGTCATGTTGCGACCCCGTCTTCGCTCGACGATCTTGCCGAGGCGCTCGCAAAGGGACTGGAAGCCAACGCATCTCAGCCCGAGGTTACGCCCAGCGACGTTGCGTACGACATTCTACTGGCCGAAGACAATGTTGTCAACCAACGTGTGGCCGTCAAGATTCTCGAAAAGTTTGGTCACACGGTTCAGATTGCCGAGAATGGACAGTTTGCGGTCGACGCTGTCAAGGCTCGATACGAACAAGAGAAGATGTTTGATGTCATTCTT ATGGACGTGTCTATGCCGTTCATGGGTGGAATGGAGGCAACAGAAATTATTCGCGCGTTTGAGAAGGAAAAGGGCATCCGCCGCACGCCTATTATCGCTCTCACAGCGCACGCGATGATTGGTGATCGTGAGCGCTGTATCCAGGCTGGCATG GATGAACACGTTACGAAACCGTTGAGGAGAACCGATCTCGTGAGCGCGATCAAACGCCTCGTAACACCCCACGGTGCCCCCACTAAACCCGTGCATTTACCTCATCGCTATCTCTTTGCTGTCTGTGGATCACTTTTGCTGTTTGTTTATGAATTTCCGAGTCTTTATATTTGTTACCATTATCTCCAAGTTTGTTGTCAATTTGCACTCTTTACGCCCGGCTGA
- a CDS encoding Enoyl-(Acyl carrier protein) reductase: MREHRGLMMAKGLASNGAKVYIGGRRKDVVEKAAAEHGSKISGELVPAGRVGATSGFLSDPNAPECSDTETLGKALFYNESFEGWSTAFSVNVSSVFFVSTAFLGLLENASKAREAETGGWSSSIINITSGCGQAKLAQRHFAYNASKAAGIHLTKMLSTELALRSIPVRVNSIVPGAFPSEMTGSESESLRNNSSSFCTGRIKDIVGIVLYLVSPASYYVNGQALAVDGGFLAVNPAVV; the protein is encoded by the exons ATGCGCGAACACAGAGGGTTGATGATGGCCAAAGGGCTTGCCTCCAACGGAGCAAAAGTCTACATAGGCGGAAGACGAAAGGACGTGGTCGAAAAGGCAGCAGCGGAGCATGGGTCTAAAATAAGTGGAGAATTGGTGCC TGCTGGTCGAGTTGGCGCAACATCAGGATTCCTTTCTGACCCCAATGCTCCTGAGTGTAGTGACACAGAGACCCTCGGCAAGGCATTGTTCTACAATGAATCATTTGAAG GATGGTCCACCGCATTTTCAGTCAATGTCTCATCCGTCTTCTTTGTCTCTACTGCTTTCCTTGGATTGTTGGAGAATGCCAGTAAAGCTCGGGAAGCAGAGACTGGGGGATGGAGTTCTTCAATTATCAATATCACAAGTGGTTGTGGCCAAGCAAAGTTGGCTCAAAGACAT TTCGCATACAACGCATCCAAAGCCGCTGGAATACATCTCACCAAGATGCTCTCTACTGAGCTTGCGCTTCGCTCGATTCCTGTCCGAGTCAATTCAATTGTTCCCGGAGCGTTTCCTTCTGAAATGACTGGGTCAGAG AGCgaatcgctcaggaataaCTCAAGTTCCTTCTGCACGGGGCGGATT AAGGATATTGTTGGGATAGTTCTATACCTTGTATCACCCGCATCGTACTACGTCAACGGGCAGGCCCTTGCTGTTGACGGTGGTTTCCTTGCCGTTAACCCTGCTGTAGTCTGA
- a CDS encoding Enoyl-(Acyl carrier protein) reductase produces MLSTELALRKIPIRVNTISPGPFPTEMTGSEGSTIPADVVELITKGITKVPSSRGGLDKDIVGAVVYLASPASYYVNGQVITVDGGFLAVNPAVA; encoded by the exons ATGCTTTCTACTGAACTTGCACTTCGAAAGATCCCAATCCGAGTTAACACCATCTCTCCTGGACCGTTCCCTACCGAAATGACTGGGTCGGAG GGCTCGACAATTCCGGCTGACGTTGTGGAGCTAATTACTAAAGGAATAACAAAAGTTCCTTCCTCACGGGGTGGCCT AGACAAGGATATAGTCGGAGCGGTAGTCTACCTCGCATCTCCAGCATCGTACTATGTCAATGGCCAGGTCATCACTGTTGATGGTGGTTTCCTTGCCGTTAACCCTGCGGTAGCTTGA
- a CDS encoding Enoyl-(Acyl carrier protein) reductase, with translation MAHLLLVKSLASPADCTSQWRWDRHVSHDHFHFHSVKVLMENVEWFVDSGLMMAKGLAANGAKVYIGGRRKEVVEKASAEHGAGLSGKILPISLDVTNKESIESAVKLISSENDGKLDVLINNAGQVGPVSKFFSIPSPERKDTETLGTALFKNESFQGWADVFTINVSSWFFLSTACLGLLERASKAREAETGGWSSSIIGISSISGQMKQFAYNASKAAGIHLTKMLSTELALRNIPVRVNSISPGAFPSEMTSMEGSAFTAKNVDLVGKGISKVPSARGGLDKDIVGAALYLASPASHYVNGQIITVDGGFISVNPSVVGLMMAKGLANGAKVYIGGRRKETVEKAAEEQGNGLSGSLIPISLDVTSKESIENAVKLISSENDGKLDVLINNRPSVQILFKSDVPERKDTETLGTALFRNESFEGITIVQSTPSTG, from the exons ATGGCTCATCTTCTCTTGGTAAAGTCTTTGGCGTCTCCGGCTGACTGCACTAGTCAGTGGAGGTGGGACAGGCATGTAAGTCACGATCATTTCCATTTCCACTCTGTGAAGGTGCTGATGGAAAATGTCGAATGGTTCGTTGACAGTGGACTCATGATGGCCAAAGGGCTTGCGGCAAACGGGGCAAAAGTCTATATCGGTGGGCGACGAAAGGAGGTAGTCGAGAAGGCATCAGCAGAGCATGGAGCTGGATTAAGTGGAAAGATTCTACC AATTTCATTGGATGTCACGAACAAAGAGAGTATAGAAAGTGCAGTTAAGCTCATCTCATCCGAGAATGACGGAAAACTGGACGTTTTGATCAATAA CGCTGGCCAAGTTGGTCCGGTGTCAAAGTTCTTCTCTATCCCAAGTCCTGAGCGGAAAGATACGGAGACCCTCGGCACGGCCCTATTTAAGAATGAATCATTTCAAG GCTGGGCCGATGTCTTCACTATAAATGTTTCCTCGTGGTTCTTCCTCTCTACAGCATGTCTTGGATTGCTAGAAAGGGCCAGTAAAGCTCGAGAAGCAGAAACTGGAGGGTGGAGCTCTTCAATTATTGGGATCTCGAGTATATCAGGGCAGATGAAGCAG TTTGCATACAACGCGTCCAAAGCTGCTGGAATCCATCTAACCAAAATGCTCTCCACTGAGCTCGCGCTTCGTAATATTCCAGTCCGGGTGAACTCTATTTCCCCGGGTGCGTTTCCCTCTGAAATGACCTCAATGGAG GGCTCAGCTTTCACCGCCAAAAATGTCGACCTAGTCGGCAAAGGTATTTCGAAGGTTCCTTCCGCACGAGGTGGCCT TGATAAGGATATCGTTGGGGCAGCTTTGTACCTTGCATCACCTGCATCTCACTATGTCAACGGGCAGATTATTACGGTCGATGGTGGCTTTATTTCTGTCAACCCTTCTGTTGT TGGGCTGATGATGGCCAAGGGTCTTGCGAACGGAGCAAAAGTCTACATTGGTGGACGACGAAAGGAGACGGTAGAAAAGGCAGCGGAAGAACAGGGCAATGGGTTGAGCGGAAGTCTTATACC GATTTCACTGGATGTCACTAGCAAGGAGAGCATTGAAAATGCAGTCAAGCTCATCTCGTCGGAAAATGATGGAAAGCTGGATGTTCTCATCAACAA TCGGCCCAGCGTCCAGATTCTTTTCAAATCCGATGTTCCTGAGCGCAAGGACACGGAGACTCTCGGAACCGCTCTCTTCAGAAACGAATCATTCGAAGGTATTACGATAGTACAGTCAACTCCCTCTACTGGATAG
- a CDS encoding alcohol dehydrogenase, giving the protein MSALGLSPALYDPAIVLKSAEFKILDAPPARDEKKNIAVFTNPAHDLHIVEKPIPKAGPGQCVVHIRATGICGSDCHFWKHGRIGDSMVVRDENGLGHESAGIVIEVGEGVTGSKSATESRSRQVSLLQTILRILPHREVQRVPRRCVLLDSTIPWYHLHPAAWLHKLPENISFEEGALLEPTAVALAGIERSGLRLGDATFIAGAGPIGLVTLLAARAAGRLEFAKKLVPGVRTVLVERGLDAQAQAVKVEEALGQKAAVVLECTGGE; this is encoded by the exons ATGTCTGCTCTCGGTCTCTCTCCTGCTCTCTACGACCCTGCGATTGTCCTCAAGTCCGCCGAGTTTAAGATCCTTGACGCTCCTCCTGCCCGGGACGAAAAGAAAAATATTGCAGTGTTCACGAACCCAGCTCATGACCTGCATATAGTCGAGAAGCCTATTCCGAAGGCAGGACCTGGACAATGCGTTGTACATATTCGTGCAACCGGCATTTGTGGTAGCGATTGTCATTTCTGGAAGCATGGACGAATTG GTGACTCGATGGTTGTCCGGGATGAGAACGGGCTTGGTCATGAGAGTGCGGGTATTGTGATCGAAGTTGGCGAGGGCGTCACTGGTTCAAAGTCG GCGACCGAGTCGCGGTCGAGGCAGGTTTCCTTGCTCCAAACCATCTTGCGAATTCTGCCGCACCGGGAAGTACAACGGGTGCCCAGACGTTGTGTTCTTCTCGACTCCACCATACCATG GTACCACCTTCATCCCGCCGCGTGGCTCCACAAGCTTCCGGAGAACATTAGCTTTGAAGAGGGTGCCTTGCTCGAACCTACAGCAGTTGCCCTAGCCGGTATCGAGCGTTCCGGCCTAAGGCTCGGAGATGCGACGTTTATTGCTGGCGCTGGCCCGATC GGCTTGGTTACACTCCTTGCAGCCCGTGCAGCTG GTCGGCTCGAGTTTGCCAAGAAGCTTGTTCCAGGTGTGAGGACTGTGTTGGTTGAGAGGGGATTAGATGCACAG GCACAAGCTGTCAAAGTTGAGGAAGCACTTGGGCAAAAGGCCGCCGTGGTCTTGGAATGTACCGGCGGAGAGTAG
- a CDS encoding Multicopper oxidase, translating into MPFMHLSANEIDVRWQYRYANQYPKAIRLVSAGLLNLKPLVTHRYPLEQGIEAFETANDITRGCMDKTRYAVYALGIGAKADELEYVYGAESDVNDFSKAVGSDRAPGLPKFDPNRAIHGGMSIETLRPLPVESGPGTLTKKIIGVTETNRDHRGCRVGFTRPQRHTLRSSCHALETSIWEVGPGPDGTTELAFVQKNLTSGKIALAQGLLVNYEFDVANGLIAPDGVTRNAILVNGRFPGPLISANKGDTIKVTVRNKLSDPTMRRSTTITLAWSFQHRTAEDDGPAFVTQCPIPPQESYTYNLSLDDQTGTYWYHSHLSSQYVDGLRGPLVIYVYPKDPYRNYYDEIMAAHDVLKTIPDSGTINGKGKYDPASANNNTVQLDNLYKLKVKRGKRIQGHKCTIIEADGILTKPIEVDAFDILAGQRYSCIVSLVPSLKLRPSRLVLDQCADTNVLNTNVQAMLEYDEDRRPSHYPWKPFLTWRITNEVIRYWQHKHGSHGHKGKGHHHKVRAIGAAALVANEAELDKRQNQDNSTVVLDETKLVVTLIQPGAPGGSRDADVVVPLVFGLNFGTGMWTINNISYSPPDVPTLLKILSDKGHVDASDLELQCGQRAHYILPKNKVVELHIKGQSLGIAHPIHLHGHAFDVVQFGNNPPNYGHVDASDFAANELTYILPKNKVVELHIKGQSLGIAHPIHLHGHAFDVVQFGNNPPNYVNPPRRDVVGARDEGVRIRFRTDNPGPWFLHCHIDWHMDEGFAMVFAEAPEDIKKGSQSVRPNGQWKKLYTETDTTFIIPSGFSSRSRSASDGPNTFLVSLSLFASAVLARTVEYKLTISNGTIAPDGFQRMATLVNGGYPGPLIFANKGDTSRSMSMYQTTSIHWHGLLQHRNADDDGPAFVTQCPIIPEASYTTLSLWKIKPEHTDPKDPHRHLYDVDDEKTVLIIGDWYHSSSKEILESRNITRQRPDSGTINGKGQAWKRYRLRIINSSAIASYRVDIPSHKMTVIAADGVSTQPYKVDRFDILAGQRIDVVLEANQEPDAYWINAPMTNVANKTAQALLVYEEDPRPPHPPKGPYHKWEVSEEIISANTTTPVIMDEAKLVPLENPGAACGSKPADLVLDLLLAWFNFTSGHWMINGIPYEFPNLPTLLKIPLTRTPSLNLIWNFGMGILHPIHLHGHTFDVVQFGNNTPNYINPPRRDTVGSLDSGVRIQFKTDNPGPVLAFHIDWHLEEGFAMVFAEAPEAIKQGPNSVPVDQQWRDLCRKYETLPPGFL; encoded by the exons ATGCCGTTTATGCACCTTTCGGCCAATGAGATTGACGTGAGGTGGCAATACCGATATGCGAACCAGTATCCCAAGGCTATTC GCTTGGTCTCTGCTGGGTTGTTGAACCTCAAGCCGCTTGTCACACACCGCTACCCACTCGAGCAAGGTATCGAGGCCTTTGAGACTGCAAATGATATTACTAGGG gttgcatggACAAAACGCGATATGCTGTGTATGCTCTGGGCATAGGAGCCAAGGCTGACGAATTGGAATATGTTTATG GCGCCGAATCAGATGTAAACGACTTTTCGAAAGCAGTAGGCAGCGACCGTGCACCTGGGCTGCCCAAATTCGATCCGAATCGCGCC ATTCATGGTGGAATGTCCATCGAGACGCTTCGCCCTCTCCCGGTCGAGAGCGGCCCGGGGACGTTGACGAAGAAGATTATTGGCGTAACCGAGACA AATCGGGATCATCGTGGATGCCGAGTTGGTTTTACTCGACCCCAAAGGCACACCTTACGCTCGTCTTGTC ATGCACTCGAGACCTCCATTTGGGAAGTAGGCCCCGGACCAGACGGAACGACGGAACTGGCATTTGTTCAGAAGAACTTGACAAGCGGAAAG ATTGCCCTCGCTCAGGGGTTGC TCGTTAACTATGAGTTTGATGTGGCCAATGGGCTCATTGCACCAGATGGTGTAACGAGGAACGCAATCCTTG TCAACGGTCGCTTCCCTGGCCCGTTAATCTCTGCCAACAAGGGAGACACAATCAAGGTCACTGTGCGGAATAAGCTCTCGGACCCGACTATGCGACGGAGCACCACCATCA CATTGGCATGGTCTTTCCAACATCGTACAGCAGAAGACGATGGACCGGCCTTTGTTACTCAG TGCCCGATTCCTCCACAAGAGTCCTACACGTATAATTTGTCCCTCGACGACCAAACTGGCACATATTGGTACCATAGCCATTTGAGCTCTCAGTATGTGGATGGATTGCGTGGACCCCTTGTCATCT ATGTTT ATCCAAAGGACCCGTATAGAAACTACTACGAT GAAATCATGGCCGCTCACGATGTCTTGAAAAC GATTCCCGATTCTGGTACTATAAATGGGAAAGGCAAATACGATCCTGCTTCTGCGAACAACAACACCGTGCAGCTCGACAACCTTTACAAACTCAAGGTCAAACGTGGCAAGCG CATCCAGGGCCACAAGTGCACCATCATCGAGGCCGATGGCATTCTGACCAAACCGATCGAGGTCGATGCGTTTGACATTCTGGCCGGGCAGAGGTACAGCTGCATTGTAAGTTTGGTTCCGTCTTTGAAATTAAGACC ATCCCGACTCGTACTGGATCAATGCGCCGATACCAACGTCCTGAACACAAACGTTCAAGCGATGCTCGAATACGACGAAGACAGACGCCCTTCGCACTATCCTTGGAAACCGTTCCTGACCTGGAGAATCACAAATGAGGTCATCCGGTACTGGCAACACAAGCATGGTTCGCACGGGCACAAGGGCAAGGGACACCACCACAAGGTTCGGGCGATCGGCG CCGCTGCACTTGTTGCGAACGAGGCAGAGTTGGACAAGAGGCAGAACCAGGATAACTCGACTGTCGTGTTGGATGAGACTAAGCTTGTTGTAA CTTTGATTCAACCTGGTGCACCGGGTGGGTCGAGGGATGCCGACGTAGTGGTTCCTTTGGTGTTTGGACTT AACTTTGGCACCGGAATGTGGACGATCAACAACATATCCTACTCTCCCCCTGATGTTCCAACGCTTCTGAAGATCCTAAGCGACAAGGGGCATGTGGACGCATCCGACTT AGAATTGCAGTGCGGCCAACGAGCTCACTATATCCTTCCCAAGAACAAAGTTGTCGAGCTACACATCAAGGGCCAGAGCTTGGGCATCGCCCATCCTATTCACTTGCACGGC CATGCATTTGACGTCGTCCAGTTCGGAAACAACCCTCCCAACTAT GGGCATGTGGACGCATCCGACTT TGCGGCCAACGAGCTCACTTATATCCTTCCCAAGAACAAAGTTGTCGAGCTACACATCAAGGGCCAGAGCTTGGGCATCGCCCATCCTATTCACTTGCACGGC CATGCATTTGACGTCGTCCAGTTCGGAAACAACCCTCCCAACTATGTGAACCCTCCACGCAGGGATGTGGTGGGCGCCCGTGACGAAGGAGTTCGTATCCGATTCAGGACTGATAACCCAGGACCTTGGTTCCTTCATTG CCATATTGACTGGCACATGGACGAAGGATTTGCTA TGGTATTCGCGGAAGCTCCGGAGGACATAAAGAAAGGCTCTCAGAGCGTACGTCCAAACGGTCAATGGAAGAAGCTAT ACACGGAGACTGACACAACGTTCATCATCCCTTCTGGGTTTTCGTCTCGGTCTCGGTCTGCCTCTGATGGGCCCAACACTTTCCTTGTCTCTCTGTCACTCTTTGCTTCTGCCGTCCTTGCGCGCACCGTCGAGTACAAATTGACAATCAGCAACGGAACTATAGCTCCCGATGGTTTCCAACGTATGGCTACTTTGG TGAACGGGGGGTATCCCGGTCCTCTCATTTTCGCTAACAAGGGAGACACCTCAAGATCAATGTC CATGTATCAGACCACTTCCATC CACTGGCACGGTCTTCTCCAACATCGAAACGCAGATGATGATGGTCCTGCGTTTGTCACTCAA TGTCCGATTATTCCGGAAGCCTCGTATACTACACTATCCCTCTGGAAGATCAAACCGGAACATACTG ACCCCAAAGACCCTCATAGGCATCTGTATGATGTTGACGACGAAAAGACTGTGCTGATCATCGGTGATTGGTATCACTCGTCGTCAAAGGAAATCCTCGAGTCTAGGAACATTACTAGACA ACGACCGGATTCTGGTACGATCAACGGCAAAG GTCAAGCATGGAAACGCTATCGCCTACGCATCATCAATAGCTCGGCGATCGCCTCGTACCGAGTCGACATACCAAGCCATAAGATGACAGTCATTGCGGCCGACGGTGTCTCGACTCAGCCTTACAAGGTCGACAGGTTTGATATTCTGGCAGGACAGCGCATAGATGTAGTC TTGGAGGCGAACCAAGAACCCGATGCGTACTGGATCAATGCTCCCATGACCAACGTCGCGAACAAGACTGCCCAAGCGCTGCTCGTTTACGAGGAAGACCCGCGGCCACCCCACCCTCCCAAGGGGCCATACCACAAGTGGGAGGTCTCTGAGGAGATTATCAG TGCCAATACCACGACTCCGGTTATCATGGATGAAGCTAAACTAGTT CCGCTCGAGAACCCCGGAGCTGCCTGTGGTTCCAAGCCAGCTGATCTCGTTTTGGATCTACTTTTGGCCTGGTTC AACTTTACTTCGGGTCATTGGATGATCAACGGGATCCCATACGAGTTCCCTAATCTTCCTACTTTGCTCAAGATCCCACTGACAAGGACGCCGTCACTGAATCTGATTT GGAACTTCGGGATGGGCATCTTGCACCCTATCCACCTCCACGGC CATACTTTTgatgttgtccaatttgGTAACAACACACCCAACTATATCAATCCTCCTCGCAGGGACACGGTTGGTTCCCTTGATTCGGGCGTGAGGATTCAGTTCAAGACGGATAATCCAGGACCGGTTCTTGCATT CCATATCGATTGGCATCTCGAAGAAGGTTTCGCAA TGGTATTTGCTGAAGCACCTGAAGCCATCAAGCAAGGTCCAAACAGCGTCCCTGTGGACCAGCAGTGGAGGGACTTGTGCAGAAAGTACGAAACCCTACCGCCGGGCTTCTTGTAG